From Chloroflexaceae bacterium:
CATTTTGCAGGATTTTACCGGCGTGCCCTGTGTGGTTGACCTGGCGGCTATGCGCGACGCGATGGCTGACATGGGCGGCGATCCGGCGCTCATCAATCCCCTGCAACCCGTGGAACTGGTGATTGACCACTCGGTGCAGGTGGACGCCTATGGCACCGAGGCGGCCGTGTTGATCAACCGCGAGCTGGAGTTTGAGCGCAACCGGGAGCGCTATGCCTTCCTGCGCTGGGGCCAGACCGCCTTCCAGAACTTCAAGGTTGTGCCCCCGGGCAACGGAATCGTGCATCAGGTGAATCTGGAGTACCTGGCCCGCGTGGTCTTTACCAGCGACGAGAACCCCCGCGCTACCGGCCCGGTGCAGGCCTATCCCGATACCCTGGTCGGCACTGATAGCCACACGACGATGATCAACGGCCTTGGCGTGCTCGGCTGGGGTGTTGGCGGCATCGAAGCCGAGGCGGCGATGCTCGGCCAGCCGGTCTCGATGCTTATTCCCCAGGTGGTCGGCTTCAAGCTCTACGGCGCCCTGTCCGAGGGCGCTACCGCCACCGACCTGGTGCTCACCGTGACCCAGATGCTGCGCCAGAAGGGCGTGGTGGGCAAGTTCGTGGAGTTCTTTGGCCCCGGCCTTGCCGCCCTCTCCCTGGCTGATCGCGCCACTATCGCCAATATGGCCCCCGAGTACGGCGCCACCTGCGGCATCTTCCCGGTAGACGCCGAGACCCTGCGCTACCTGCGCTTCTCCGGTCGCTCCCCCGAGCGAGTCGCTCTGGTGGAGGCGTACTTCAAGGCCCAGGGCCTCTTCCACGATGAGTATACGCCCGACGCCGAGTACTCCGATGTCCTGGAGCTGGATCTTGGCAGCGTCGAGCCGAGTGTCGCCGGCCCCCGCCGCCCCCAGGATCGCGTGGCGTTGAGCAAGATCGGTCCGGTGTTCGCTGGCGCGCTGCCTGGCATCCTTAGCCCCAGAGGCGAGGTTGATCCCGCTGCGTTGCAGACGCGCGTGCCCTGCATCATTGATGGCGAGACGGTGGAGTTGGGCCACGGTTCGGTAGTCATTGCCGCTATCACCAGTTGCACCAACACTTCCAACCCCTCGGTGATGATCGGCGCCGGCCTCCTGGCCAGAAAGGCCGTCGAGAAAGGCCTGCGCGTCAAGCCCTGGGTCAAGACTTCGCTTGCCCCCGGCTCCAAAGTAGTGACCGAGTACCTTGATCGCGCCGGATTGACCCCCTACCTCAATCAGTTGCGCTTCAACACCGTCGGCTACGGATGCACCACCTGCATCGGCAACTCAGGCCCCTTGCCCCAGCCGGTCTCCCAGGCGGTCGAGCAGGGCAATCTGGTAGTCGCGTCGGTGCTGTCGGGGAACCGCAACTTTGAGGGCCGGGTGCAGTCAGAGGTGAAGGCCAACTTCTTGATGAGTCCGCCGCTGGTGGTGGCCTTTGCCCTGGCCGGGCGCATTGATATTGACCTGACCAGCGAGCCCCTGGGCGTGGGCGCCGATGGCGAGCCGGTGTTCCTCCGAGATATCTGGCCGAGCCATGCCGAGATCCAGGAGACGATTGACGCGGCGATCCAGTCGGAAATGTTCCAGCGCAGCTACGCGCAGATTTTTGTCGGCGACGAGCACTGGGAGAACCTGGACGTGCCGGCCGGCGATCGCTTCGTCTGGGACCCGCAGAGCACCTATGTGCGGCGGCCGCCCTATTTCGATCACATGCCGGAGGAGCCGCCCGCGCACGTGCCCGAGATTGAGGGTGCGCGGGTGCTGGCGTTGCTTGGCGATAGCATCACCACCGACCACATCTCGCCCGCGGGGAGCATCAAAGCCAGTTCACCCGCCGGCCGCTACCTGATCGAACGCGGCGTTGAACCAAAAGACTTCAACAGCTACGGATCACGCCGCGGCAACCACGAGGTGATGGTGCGCGGCACCTTCGCCAATGTGCGCCTGCGGAATCGCCTGGCGCCCGGAACCGAGGGGGGCTTTGCTCCCTACCTGCCCACCGGCGAGATCCTCTCCATCTACGACGCCGCCATGCGCTACCAGGCCGACGGAACGCCGCTGCTGGTCATCGCCGGCAAGGAGTATGGCTCCGGCTCCAGCCGCGACTGGGCCGCTAAAGGGCCGTATCTCCAGGGCGTCAAAGCGGTGATCGCCGAGAGC
This genomic window contains:
- the acnA gene encoding aconitate hydratase AcnA, which translates into the protein MNNSFGARSTLRVGGKEYEIYRLDSLARHGVTLERLPFSLRILLENLLRTENGRTVTADDVLALANWDPRAEPEREVAFTPARVILQDFTGVPCVVDLAAMRDAMADMGGDPALINPLQPVELVIDHSVQVDAYGTEAAVLINRELEFERNRERYAFLRWGQTAFQNFKVVPPGNGIVHQVNLEYLARVVFTSDENPRATGPVQAYPDTLVGTDSHTTMINGLGVLGWGVGGIEAEAAMLGQPVSMLIPQVVGFKLYGALSEGATATDLVLTVTQMLRQKGVVGKFVEFFGPGLAALSLADRATIANMAPEYGATCGIFPVDAETLRYLRFSGRSPERVALVEAYFKAQGLFHDEYTPDAEYSDVLELDLGSVEPSVAGPRRPQDRVALSKIGPVFAGALPGILSPRGEVDPAALQTRVPCIIDGETVELGHGSVVIAAITSCTNTSNPSVMIGAGLLARKAVEKGLRVKPWVKTSLAPGSKVVTEYLDRAGLTPYLNQLRFNTVGYGCTTCIGNSGPLPQPVSQAVEQGNLVVASVLSGNRNFEGRVQSEVKANFLMSPPLVVAFALAGRIDIDLTSEPLGVGADGEPVFLRDIWPSHAEIQETIDAAIQSEMFQRSYAQIFVGDEHWENLDVPAGDRFVWDPQSTYVRRPPYFDHMPEEPPAHVPEIEGARVLALLGDSITTDHISPAGSIKASSPAGRYLIERGVEPKDFNSYGSRRGNHEVMVRGTFANVRLRNRLAPGTEGGFAPYLPTGEILSIYDAAMRYQADGTPLLVIAGKEYGSGSSRDWAAKGPYLQGVKAVIAESFERIHRSNLVGMGILPLQFKPGESAESLGLTGREVYDVLGLKEAVALGFAGGRTLTVRATGDNDTVKTFEVIARIDTPQELQYYVHGGILQYVLRQLLAESKQPAPGA